One stretch of Pseudomonas azotoformans DNA includes these proteins:
- a CDS encoding DUF1090 domain-containing protein — MKFLVPFALLTVASFMTTPLLAAEQAAPLTGCAAKRQAISTQIEQAKAHGNSAQQAGLEKALSEVTANCTDASLKKERENKVLDAKHEVSRRQADLDKAMKKGDADKINKRKDKLAESRKELQDAVEELDQ; from the coding sequence ATGAAATTTCTAGTCCCTTTTGCCTTGCTGACCGTCGCAAGCTTCATGACCACACCGTTGCTGGCCGCCGAACAAGCCGCCCCACTCACCGGCTGCGCTGCCAAGCGCCAAGCCATCAGTACCCAGATCGAACAAGCCAAGGCCCACGGCAACAGCGCGCAACAAGCCGGCCTGGAAAAAGCCCTGAGTGAAGTCACCGCCAACTGCACCGACGCCTCCCTGAAGAAGGAACGGGAGAACAAGGTGCTCGACGCCAAGCACGAAGTCAGCCGCCGTCAGGCCGACCTCGACAAGGCCATGAAGAAAGGCGACGCGGACAAGATCAACAAGCGCAAGGATAAGCTCGCCGAGTCCCGCAAAGAACTGCAGGACGCCGTGGAAGAACTCGACCAGTAA
- a CDS encoding c-type cytochrome, whose translation MTFKRLTVVLLACLTLCACGGVDPNSPLGQRKAIFKQMLKTGEDLGGMLRGRIPFDGGKFAEGAVKLDALSHEPWKHFPSVREEDHTSAKDDVWQKQAQFQQMARNLEAATGELVTASQVQPYKASNLGLAVQKVEDACSACHKQFRDH comes from the coding sequence ATGACTTTTAAACGACTGACCGTTGTACTCCTGGCCTGCCTGACCCTTTGCGCCTGTGGCGGCGTTGATCCGAATTCGCCGCTGGGCCAGCGCAAGGCAATCTTCAAACAGATGCTCAAGACTGGTGAAGACCTGGGTGGCATGTTGCGTGGGCGCATCCCGTTCGACGGCGGCAAATTCGCCGAAGGTGCGGTCAAGCTGGACGCCTTGTCCCATGAGCCTTGGAAACATTTCCCAAGCGTGCGCGAAGAAGATCACACCAGCGCCAAGGACGATGTCTGGCAAAAACAGGCGCAATTCCAGCAGATGGCCCGTAACCTTGAGGCGGCCACCGGTGAATTGGTGACCGCCAGCCAGGTGCAGCCTTACAAGGCCAGCAACCTGGGGCTGGCGGTGCAGAAAGTCGAAGATGCCTGCAGCGCCTGCCATAAACAGTTCCGAGACCACTGA
- the mltA gene encoding murein transglycosylase A — MNVTLKPWSRRLAWALPMIALLAGCDAGKETAKDETSKPHAVATYVSAPWEALPAVSDNDLLAGFESWRSACQRLKADPIWGTTCAAATTVPADATAVRGFLRERLDVFGLRSADNTPNGLITGYYEPVYPGSLTKTAKANVPVYGVPDDLIIVNLESIYPELKGKRLRGRLEGRVLKPYDDASAINGQGSTAKPIAWLTDPMDLQFLQIQGSGRIQLAGGRQLRVGYGDQNGYPYRPIGRWLVEQGQLKKEEVTMGAISAWAKANPQRIPELLASNPSYVFFSARPDSNEGPRGSLNVPLTAGYSVAVDRKVIPLGSLLWLSTTKPDGSPITRPVAAQDTGGAITGEVRADLFWGTGEAAGELAGNMKQQGQIWMLWPKGAVLPQVPDAPAGT, encoded by the coding sequence ATGAATGTCACCTTGAAACCCTGGAGCCGCCGCCTGGCGTGGGCTCTGCCGATGATCGCGCTGCTGGCCGGCTGCGACGCGGGCAAAGAAACAGCCAAAGATGAAACTTCCAAGCCCCACGCCGTCGCGACCTATGTCAGCGCGCCGTGGGAAGCGTTACCAGCAGTGTCCGACAACGACTTGCTGGCCGGTTTTGAATCCTGGCGCAGCGCCTGCCAACGCCTCAAGGCCGACCCTATATGGGGCACAACCTGCGCAGCCGCCACCACTGTGCCAGCCGATGCCACGGCCGTGCGCGGGTTTCTCAGGGAGCGCCTGGACGTGTTCGGCCTGCGCTCGGCCGACAACACCCCAAACGGTCTGATTACCGGCTACTACGAACCGGTCTACCCCGGCAGCCTGACCAAGACCGCCAAAGCCAACGTCCCGGTATATGGCGTACCGGACGACCTGATCATCGTTAACCTGGAAAGCATCTACCCCGAACTCAAGGGCAAACGCCTGCGCGGTCGCCTGGAAGGCCGTGTGCTCAAACCTTACGACGATGCCAGCGCCATCAACGGCCAGGGCTCTACAGCCAAACCGATTGCATGGCTGACTGACCCGATGGACCTGCAATTTCTGCAAATCCAGGGCTCAGGCCGGATCCAACTGGCCGGAGGGCGCCAACTGCGCGTCGGTTATGGCGACCAGAATGGCTACCCCTATCGTCCCATCGGCCGCTGGTTGGTGGAGCAAGGTCAGTTGAAGAAAGAAGAGGTGACCATGGGCGCCATCAGCGCCTGGGCCAAGGCCAACCCGCAGCGCATCCCGGAACTGCTGGCGAGCAACCCCAGCTACGTCTTCTTCAGCGCCCGCCCCGACAGTAACGAAGGCCCGCGGGGTTCGCTGAACGTGCCGTTGACGGCCGGCTACAGCGTGGCGGTGGATCGCAAGGTGATTCCGCTGGGCAGCCTGTTGTGGCTATCGACTACCAAACCGGATGGCTCACCCATCACAAGGCCCGTCGCCGCCCAGGACACCGGCGGTGCAATCACCGGCGAAGTGCGTGCGGACCTGTTCTGGGGCACTGGTGAGGCAGCGGGAGAATTGGCGGGCAACATGAAACAGCAAGGGCAGATATGGATGTTGTGGCCCAAGGGCGCAGTATTGCCGCAGGTGCCGGATGCACCTGCCGGGACCTGA
- a CDS encoding MAPEG family protein, with protein sequence MTVAFWCVLIAIFLPYLCTGVAKFSGGKFGPRQNHDPRAFLDTLEGFAKRAHSAQLNSFEVTPAFAAAVIIAHLAGTAELVTINVLAVLFITSRLLYIICYLADWAMLRSLVWFVGMALIASFFFVSI encoded by the coding sequence ATGACAGTCGCTTTCTGGTGTGTGTTGATCGCAATTTTTCTGCCTTACCTGTGCACGGGCGTGGCCAAGTTCAGCGGTGGCAAGTTCGGGCCACGGCAAAACCACGACCCCCGTGCTTTCCTGGACACCCTCGAAGGGTTTGCCAAGCGGGCTCACAGTGCACAACTCAACAGCTTTGAGGTGACGCCGGCGTTTGCGGCGGCGGTGATCATCGCGCACCTGGCAGGTACGGCCGAATTGGTGACCATCAATGTGCTGGCCGTGCTGTTTATCACCAGTCGCCTGCTGTACATCATCTGCTACCTGGCGGACTGGGCGATGCTGCGTTCGCTGGTGTGGTTTGTGGGGATGGCGTTGATTGCGAGTTTCTTCTTCGTTTCGATCTGA
- a CDS encoding cation:proton antiporter, producing the protein MLELVAAFICLTTLLTYVNFRFIGLPPTIGVMVTALVFSLILQGLSFLGYPGLEERIQQLIGQIDFGDLLMNWMLSFLLFAGALHVNLNDLRSYRWPIGLLATFGVLIATVVIGSLAYYIFALFGWHVSFLYCLLFGALISPTDPIAVLGVLRTANASKPLKTTIVGESLFNDGTAVVVFTVLLGIAQLGETPTAGATAMLFAHEAIGGVVFGGLIGYLVYLMIKSIEQHQIEVMLTLALVIGGSAMATELHVSAPIAMVVAGLIIGNLGRKLAMNDMTRRYLDGFWELLDDMLNALLFALIGMELLLLPFNWLHVFAASLLAVAILLSRLLTVAPAILLLRRWRTVPRGTIRILTWGGLRGGVSVALALALPLGPERDLLLSITYIVVLSSILLQGLSIGKLVKRVTRDEPQATPDTH; encoded by the coding sequence ATGCTTGAACTTGTCGCCGCCTTCATCTGCCTCACCACCCTGCTCACCTACGTGAACTTTCGCTTTATCGGCCTGCCACCCACCATCGGCGTGATGGTCACGGCGCTGGTGTTTTCACTGATCCTGCAAGGCTTGAGTTTTCTCGGCTACCCCGGTCTTGAGGAACGCATCCAGCAACTGATCGGCCAGATCGACTTCGGTGATTTGCTGATGAACTGGATGCTCTCGTTCCTGCTGTTCGCCGGCGCCTTGCACGTCAACCTGAACGACCTGCGCAGCTACCGCTGGCCCATCGGCCTGCTGGCGACCTTTGGCGTGTTGATCGCCACCGTGGTGATCGGCAGCCTGGCGTATTACATCTTTGCCTTGTTTGGCTGGCATGTCAGCTTCCTCTATTGCCTGCTGTTCGGCGCGCTGATCTCGCCTACCGATCCGATTGCGGTACTGGGCGTACTACGCACCGCCAACGCCTCGAAACCCCTGAAAACCACCATCGTCGGTGAATCGCTGTTCAATGACGGCACGGCCGTGGTGGTGTTTACCGTGTTGCTCGGTATCGCGCAGCTGGGCGAAACACCCACTGCTGGTGCAACGGCGATGCTGTTTGCCCATGAGGCGATCGGCGGCGTGGTGTTCGGCGGCCTGATCGGCTACCTCGTCTACCTGATGATCAAAAGCATCGAGCAGCACCAAATCGAAGTGATGCTGACCCTGGCACTGGTCATCGGAGGCTCGGCAATGGCCACCGAGTTGCACGTCTCGGCACCGATCGCGATGGTGGTCGCCGGCCTGATCATCGGCAACCTGGGGCGCAAGCTGGCCATGAACGATATGACTCGTCGCTACCTGGATGGCTTCTGGGAACTGCTCGACGACATGCTCAACGCCCTGCTGTTTGCACTGATCGGCATGGAACTGTTGCTGTTGCCGTTCAACTGGCTGCACGTGTTCGCCGCCAGCCTGCTGGCCGTGGCGATCCTGCTGTCGCGCCTGCTGACGGTGGCCCCGGCCATTCTGTTGCTGCGCCGCTGGCGTACGGTGCCACGCGGGACCATCCGCATCCTGACCTGGGGTGGTTTGCGCGGCGGGGTTTCAGTGGCACTGGCCTTGGCCCTGCCGCTGGGCCCGGAGCGCGATTTGCTGCTGAGCATCACCTACATCGTGGTGCTGTCGTCGATCCTGTTGCAGGGGTTGAGCATTGGCAAGCTGGTCAAGCGCGTAACCCGGGACGAGCCCCAGGCCACGCCTGACACTCACTGA
- a CDS encoding formate/nitrite transporter family protein: MATNADGKTPNLSQEEQQDVDKNQPPRAAVLHEIIRTQGDQELERSVAALWWSALAAGLTMGLSLMAMGLLNSRLPEGEAFKVIASFGYCAGFLAVILARQQLFTENTLTAVLPVMSKPTLGNAGRLLRLWSVVLVGNLCGTLLVAYVMLHLPIFDTRTDMAFLEIGRKIMENDPGQMFAKGIVSGWMIATMVWMIPSMESAKMWIIILITYLMALGDFTHIVVGSAEVSYLVFAGELPWKDFWLVFAGPTLAGNIIGGSFIFALISHAQIRSESSLPGKKAADPRHPQPIDKDQ; the protein is encoded by the coding sequence ATGGCCACCAACGCAGACGGCAAGACCCCCAACCTGTCGCAGGAAGAGCAACAGGATGTCGACAAGAACCAGCCGCCCCGCGCGGCGGTTTTGCATGAAATCATCCGCACCCAGGGCGATCAGGAACTGGAGCGCAGTGTCGCCGCCCTGTGGTGGTCGGCACTCGCCGCCGGGCTGACCATGGGCCTGTCGCTGATGGCCATGGGGTTGCTCAACTCCCGCCTGCCGGAGGGTGAAGCCTTCAAGGTAATTGCCAGCTTCGGTTACTGCGCAGGCTTCCTCGCGGTAATCCTCGCGCGCCAGCAATTGTTCACTGAAAACACCCTGACCGCCGTGTTGCCGGTGATGAGCAAGCCTACCCTGGGCAATGCCGGTCGCCTGTTGCGGTTATGGTCGGTGGTGCTGGTGGGCAACCTGTGCGGCACCTTGCTGGTGGCGTACGTGATGCTGCACTTGCCGATCTTCGATACCAGGACCGACATGGCCTTCCTTGAGATCGGGCGCAAGATCATGGAAAACGACCCCGGCCAGATGTTCGCCAAGGGCATCGTTTCCGGCTGGATGATCGCCACCATGGTGTGGATGATCCCGTCCATGGAGAGTGCCAAGATGTGGATCATCATCCTGATCACCTACCTCATGGCATTGGGCGACTTCACCCACATCGTTGTCGGCTCGGCGGAAGTGTCGTATCTGGTGTTTGCCGGCGAGTTGCCGTGGAAGGACTTCTGGCTGGTGTTCGCCGGGCCGACCCTGGCGGGCAATATCATTGGCGGCAGCTTTATCTTTGCACTGATCAGTCATGCGCAGATTCGCAGCGAAAGCAGCCTGCCGGGCAAAAAAGCTGCGGACCCGAGGCATCCGCAGCCGATCGACAAGGATCAGTGA
- a CDS encoding patatin-like phospholipase family protein: MKVSSPHAAVQSQPRENVERNVKTSLIKNVGERKVSLELSSAGRVEVVLSPPPLTHLVLSGGGAKGTAFPGTVQALENRKALAGVKVISGSSAGAISAALLASGMDARTFENLSNSLNLPELLNSKNPLIAKLQNASAELGKLAGRLPGAAGNIAQLLFTLVPRLQTEAQPLEDLIGIEARTSLLAKIAGTRREGRPGAVMKIADRLSAGNGPTFRDLEVLSRHIPAVKQLNITGAGMFDGRPQLVVFNASTTPDMDIARAAHISGSLPGLFKSPNEQGHAFQEHAEQTAFMDGGLLVNTPSSAVIDPPFPESPLSKTESLVVKFESDNPEPAKSGSVGSGVVDTSIGVPHAAAEGYQEDKLKTQADQTVTLPLKSEKGDFRGMLGGTVNFTMTDAQKQHLQASARTAVGAHLERRAELRERYPFQSLDDAVLAMDDEMLASVENDLKKDPATKDVLMFRKSAQQAMQALDVAITEANQASEKLTVTPKLAAALRDLDALARRPEYVEWLGRRLNAAGKPNFQQLLQAMSKQSRGNTAAMSKVMTSAVAQMKSRDLAVKAENFTREVIYPSLYRPGQPAANVELLRGAARDLADAKTPQAFNSVLDGIVKYYKARNKPWSVPFRSSTVEAAKAWRIPV; the protein is encoded by the coding sequence ATGAAAGTGTCCAGCCCACATGCCGCTGTGCAGTCTCAGCCGCGTGAAAATGTTGAAAGAAATGTAAAGACATCGCTGATCAAGAACGTAGGCGAGCGCAAGGTGAGCCTTGAGCTCTCCAGCGCTGGCCGGGTGGAAGTGGTCTTGTCACCGCCGCCGCTTACTCATCTGGTATTGAGTGGGGGTGGGGCCAAGGGCACTGCTTTCCCAGGCACGGTCCAGGCGCTTGAAAACCGTAAGGCGTTGGCGGGTGTCAAGGTGATTTCCGGCTCATCCGCCGGGGCTATTTCTGCAGCGTTGCTGGCCAGTGGCATGGATGCCAGGACCTTTGAAAACCTGTCGAACAGCCTCAACCTGCCTGAATTGCTGAACAGCAAGAATCCCTTGATTGCAAAACTGCAGAATGCCAGTGCTGAACTTGGAAAGTTGGCAGGGCGCTTGCCAGGTGCGGCCGGGAACATTGCGCAATTATTGTTCACCCTGGTGCCGCGCTTGCAAACCGAAGCGCAGCCCCTTGAAGACTTGATCGGCATTGAGGCGCGCACGTCGCTGCTGGCGAAGATTGCCGGGACCCGTCGCGAAGGCCGGCCTGGCGCAGTCATGAAGATTGCGGACCGGCTCAGTGCAGGGAACGGGCCGACGTTTCGCGACCTCGAGGTGTTGAGTCGCCACATTCCTGCGGTCAAGCAGCTCAACATCACGGGGGCCGGCATGTTCGATGGCCGACCGCAGTTGGTGGTGTTCAACGCCAGTACCACCCCGGACATGGACATTGCCAGGGCGGCTCATATATCCGGCTCATTGCCTGGGTTGTTTAAAAGCCCGAATGAGCAAGGCCATGCCTTTCAGGAGCACGCGGAGCAAACGGCATTCATGGACGGTGGGCTGCTGGTCAATACACCGTCTTCAGCGGTGATTGATCCGCCTTTTCCAGAAAGCCCCCTGAGCAAGACCGAGTCACTGGTCGTCAAGTTCGAGTCCGATAACCCGGAGCCTGCAAAGAGTGGCAGCGTTGGAAGTGGCGTGGTCGATACGAGCATTGGTGTCCCGCATGCGGCTGCCGAGGGGTATCAGGAAGACAAGCTCAAGACCCAGGCGGATCAAACCGTTACGTTACCGCTGAAGTCCGAAAAGGGCGATTTTCGCGGGATGCTGGGCGGCACGGTTAATTTCACCATGACCGACGCTCAGAAACAGCACCTGCAGGCGTCGGCGCGTACGGCGGTAGGCGCGCACTTGGAAAGGCGTGCAGAGTTACGTGAGCGCTACCCATTTCAGTCATTGGATGACGCTGTATTGGCGATGGACGATGAAATGCTGGCGAGCGTTGAGAATGACCTGAAAAAAGATCCCGCCACCAAGGATGTGCTGATGTTTCGCAAGAGCGCGCAGCAAGCGATGCAAGCGCTGGATGTCGCCATTACCGAGGCCAATCAGGCCAGTGAGAAACTGACGGTGACCCCCAAATTGGCGGCGGCGTTGCGTGACCTTGATGCACTGGCGCGGCGTCCTGAGTATGTCGAGTGGCTGGGCCGGCGTCTCAATGCAGCTGGCAAGCCTAATTTTCAGCAACTCCTGCAAGCGATGAGCAAGCAGTCACGTGGCAACACCGCGGCGATGTCGAAGGTCATGACGAGCGCGGTTGCGCAGATGAAAAGCCGCGATCTCGCGGTTAAAGCCGAAAATTTCACGCGGGAAGTCATTTACCCGTCGCTCTATCGTCCGGGTCAGCCAGCGGCCAACGTGGAACTGCTACGAGGTGCTGCACGTGATTTGGCGGATGCCAAGACGCCACAGGCGTTCAACAGCGTGCTCGACGGCATCGTCAAATACTACAAGGCGCGCAATAAACCCTGGAGTGTCCCGTTCCGCTCTAGCACTGTGGAAGCGGCCAAAGCCTGGCGCATCCCGGTTTAG
- a CDS encoding acyl-CoA thioesterase produces MNFHTRKWVKPEDLNPNGTLFGGSLLRWIDEEAAIYAIVQLGNQRVVTKYISEINFVSASRQGDIIELGITATEFGRTSITLTCEVRNKITRKSILTVEKMVFVNLGEDGLPAPHGRTEIKYVKDQFKEDSLPE; encoded by the coding sequence ATGAACTTCCACACCCGCAAATGGGTAAAACCCGAAGACCTCAACCCCAACGGCACCCTGTTCGGCGGCAGCCTGCTGCGCTGGATCGACGAAGAAGCAGCGATCTATGCCATTGTCCAACTGGGCAACCAGCGCGTTGTGACCAAGTACATTTCCGAAATCAACTTCGTCAGCGCCTCGCGTCAGGGCGACATCATCGAACTGGGCATCACTGCCACCGAGTTCGGTCGCACCTCCATCACCCTCACCTGTGAAGTGCGCAACAAGATCACCCGCAAAAGCATCCTCACCGTGGAAAAAATGGTTTTCGTCAACCTGGGTGAAGACGGTTTGCCGGCGCCCCACGGACGTACCGAGATCAAGTACGTGAAGGATCAGTTCAAGGAAGACAGTCTTCCCGAATAA
- the ahcY gene encoding adenosylhomocysteinase has translation MSAVNTPADFNDYKVADMSLAAWGRRETFIAESEMPALMGLRRKYAAEQPLKGAKILGCIHMTIQTAVLIETLVALGAEVRWSSCNIFSTQDQAAAAIAAAGIPVFAWKGETEEEYEWCLEQTILKDGAPWDANMILDDGGDLTELLHKKYPQILDRVHGVTEETTTGVHRLLDMLAKGELKIPAINVNDSVTKSKNDNKYGCRHSLNDAIKRGTDHLLSGKQALVIGYGDVGKGSSQSLRQEGMIVKVSEVDPICAMQACMDGFEVVSPFIDGQNDGTEASIDKALLGKIDLIVTTTGNVNVCDANMLKALKKRAVVCNIGHFDNEIDTAFMRKHWAWEEVKPQVHKVHRTGAGDFDPQNDDYLILLAEGRLVNLGNATGHPSRIMDGSFANQVLAQIFLFGQKYADLSPAQKAERLTVEVLPKKLDEEVALEMVRGFGGVVTQLTKTQADYIGVTVEGPFKPHAYRY, from the coding sequence ATGAGCGCTGTCAACACGCCTGCAGATTTCAACGACTACAAAGTCGCCGACATGTCCCTCGCTGCCTGGGGCCGTCGCGAAACCTTCATCGCCGAATCCGAAATGCCTGCCCTGATGGGCCTGCGTCGCAAGTACGCCGCTGAGCAGCCGCTCAAAGGCGCGAAGATCCTCGGCTGCATCCACATGACCATCCAGACTGCCGTGCTGATCGAAACCCTGGTTGCCCTGGGTGCCGAAGTGCGCTGGTCGTCCTGCAACATCTTCTCGACTCAAGACCAGGCCGCTGCCGCGATCGCTGCCGCCGGTATCCCGGTATTCGCCTGGAAAGGCGAGACCGAAGAAGAGTATGAGTGGTGCCTGGAGCAAACCATCCTGAAAGATGGCGCGCCTTGGGATGCCAATATGATCCTCGACGACGGTGGCGACCTGACCGAGTTGCTGCACAAGAAGTACCCGCAGATCCTGGACCGCGTCCACGGCGTGACCGAAGAAACCACCACCGGTGTACACCGCCTGCTGGACATGCTGGCCAAGGGCGAGCTGAAAATCCCGGCCATCAACGTCAACGACTCGGTGACCAAGAGCAAGAACGACAACAAATACGGCTGCCGTCACAGCCTGAACGACGCGATCAAGCGCGGCACCGACCACCTGCTGTCGGGCAAGCAAGCCCTGGTGATCGGCTACGGTGACGTGGGCAAGGGTTCGTCCCAGTCCCTGCGTCAGGAAGGCATGATCGTCAAGGTTTCCGAAGTCGACCCGATCTGCGCCATGCAAGCCTGCATGGACGGTTTCGAAGTGGTTTCACCGTTCATCGACGGCCAGAACGACGGCACCGAAGCGAGCATCGACAAAGCCCTGCTGGGCAAGATCGACCTGATCGTGACCACCACCGGCAACGTCAATGTTTGCGACGCGAACATGCTCAAGGCTCTGAAAAAGCGTGCAGTGGTCTGCAACATCGGTCACTTCGACAACGAGATCGACACCGCTTTCATGCGCAAGCACTGGGCATGGGAAGAAGTGAAGCCTCAGGTGCACAAGGTTCACCGTACCGGTGCGGGCGATTTCGACCCACAGAACGACGACTACCTGATCCTGCTGGCTGAAGGCCGCCTGGTTAACCTGGGCAACGCCACCGGTCACCCAAGCCGCATCATGGATGGCTCGTTCGCCAACCAGGTACTGGCCCAGATCTTCCTGTTCGGCCAGAAGTACGCCGACCTGTCGCCTGCCCAGAAAGCCGAGCGCCTGACCGTGGAAGTATTGCCGAAGAAACTCGACGAAGAAGTGGCCCTGGAAATGGTCCGCGGCTTCGGCGGCGTGGTGACTCAACTGACCAAGACCCAGGCCGACTACATCGGCGTGACCGTCGAAGGTCCGTTCAAGCCGCACGCTTACCGCTACTGA
- the metF gene encoding methylenetetrahydrofolate reductase [NAD(P)H]: MSQDRRYSFEFFPTKTDAGHEKLMATATQLASYNPDFFSCTYGAGGSTRDRTINTVLQLESQVKVPAAPHLSCVGDSKADLRGLLTQYKAAGIKRIVALRGDLPSGMGMASGELRYANDLVSFIREETGDHFHIEVAAYPEMHPQARNFEDDLQNFVRKANAGADSAITQYFFNADSYFYFVERVRAMGVNIPIVPGIMPITNYSKLARFSDACGAEIPRWVRKQLEAYGDDVKSIQAFGEQVISTMCEELLQGGAPGLHFYTLNQAEPSLAIWNNLKLPR; encoded by the coding sequence ATGTCCCAAGACCGTCGCTACAGCTTCGAGTTCTTCCCGACCAAGACCGATGCTGGGCATGAAAAACTGATGGCGACTGCCACGCAGTTGGCCAGCTACAACCCCGACTTCTTCTCCTGCACCTACGGCGCTGGCGGCTCGACCCGTGACCGCACGATCAACACCGTGTTGCAACTGGAAAGCCAAGTCAAAGTTCCCGCCGCTCCGCACTTGTCGTGCGTGGGCGACAGCAAGGCCGACCTGCGCGGCCTGCTGACCCAATACAAGGCTGCCGGCATCAAGCGCATTGTCGCGCTGCGTGGCGACCTGCCCTCCGGCATGGGCATGGCCAGCGGAGAGCTGCGCTACGCCAATGACCTGGTGAGCTTCATCCGTGAAGAAACCGGCGATCACTTCCATATCGAAGTCGCGGCTTACCCGGAGATGCATCCACAAGCGCGCAATTTCGAAGACGATCTGCAGAATTTCGTGCGCAAGGCCAACGCCGGCGCCGACAGTGCGATCACCCAGTACTTCTTCAACGCCGACAGCTACTTCTACTTCGTCGAGCGTGTACGAGCCATGGGCGTGAACATCCCGATCGTGCCGGGCATCATGCCGATCACCAACTACAGCAAGCTGGCCCGTTTCTCCGACGCCTGCGGCGCCGAGATCCCACGCTGGGTACGCAAACAGCTGGAAGCCTATGGCGACGACGTCAAGAGCATCCAGGCGTTCGGCGAACAGGTCATCAGCACAATGTGTGAAGAATTGTTGCAAGGTGGCGCACCAGGGTTGCACTTCTATACCCTGAACCAGGCTGAGCCAAGCCTGGCCATCTGGAACAACCTCAAGCTGCCGCGCTGA
- a CDS encoding substrate-binding periplasmic protein, which yields MPVILKLLTAALFACLSLAAYGEKLRIVTEPWAPYVYEDQGSMRGLDYEATVIVFQRLGVEVEWQFLPWKRCLAMLDQGHADGALDIFHSHERDALLLYPSEPLSEVEFTLFYANERPHPVQSLEDLRGLTVGTSPGYLYGAAFSNSTLFNREPAPSHEANFGKLMLGRIDLVITDRRVGQHVIKALGLEGKVSQAPAVVSRQPQFLAVRRGAGMDLLVQRFAAELKRFKQEPAYSALSAKYGGIQAITASERTVEQQESSAP from the coding sequence ATGCCCGTCATTCTGAAGTTGTTGACTGCTGCCCTCTTCGCTTGCCTGAGCCTCGCCGCTTATGGCGAGAAACTGCGCATTGTCACCGAGCCTTGGGCACCCTACGTGTATGAGGACCAGGGCAGCATGCGGGGGCTGGACTATGAAGCCACGGTGATCGTGTTCCAGCGCCTGGGCGTGGAGGTGGAATGGCAGTTCCTGCCCTGGAAGCGCTGCCTGGCCATGCTCGACCAAGGCCATGCCGATGGGGCGCTGGATATTTTCCACAGCCATGAACGCGACGCCTTGCTGCTGTACCCCAGCGAGCCGCTGTCGGAAGTGGAGTTCACGCTGTTCTACGCCAATGAGCGCCCCCACCCCGTGCAAAGCCTCGAAGACCTGCGTGGTCTGACCGTCGGCACATCGCCGGGCTATCTGTACGGCGCAGCGTTCAGCAACTCCACTCTGTTCAACCGCGAACCGGCACCGAGCCATGAGGCCAACTTCGGCAAATTGATGTTGGGACGCATCGACCTGGTGATCACCGACCGTCGCGTAGGCCAGCATGTGATCAAGGCGCTGGGCCTGGAGGGCAAGGTGAGCCAGGCACCGGCCGTGGTCAGCCGCCAGCCGCAGTTCCTCGCGGTGCGCCGCGGCGCGGGCATGGACCTCCTGGTACAGCGCTTTGCCGCCGAACTCAAACGCTTCAAGCAAGAGCCGGCCTATAGCGCCTTGAGTGCCAAATATGGTGGAATCCAAGCGATTACGGCCTCTGAACGCACCGTTGAGCAGCAGGAAAGCAGCGCGCCGTGA